The proteins below are encoded in one region of Sedimentibacter sp. zth1:
- a CDS encoding S-layer homology domain-containing protein, protein MKKVLSLVVIIAMVLSSMSFAFASTFEDVDAENEKLVEATNLLNSLGIIKGYEDGSFKPEKTVKRAEMAKMLIVALGYGEIASDTPIFTDCQTHWAKGYIALANDLGIIEGKGNGIFDPEAPVTYEQAATMLLRALGYTNESVNGGKSDVYNGAAYRTRALNLNLFKDFSLTGMKDGANRGDIALMLNRNLSNSKVYTGDNGRFVIEKDENNNPVKLLSAIAEKVPMTVTAKNVADNKIVDLSSYLYQTIVAYVKDGSVVFVEDVTSATKSGYLTNANVADVKLYGIDDVYAIEKAEAPVFYNNAEAEYKDVKSVLAGSVVKLVLNDDEKVIGIIADEETSADFITSEYRTNSTLLGTKIYLPTKSNKVDLSKVTVTGAVNDINDIEVGDVVKAYASLNNTQVELLVVRDSIEGKVIKTNTAKDEVYVDTIGEYRDVVIGTIEIGSEGTFYFDEDGNIFQFVGKNIAVAQEYQVVTVATDATLLNGAGSTLVLFDKATIKVMNAAGEVEKYKLAKDATLNYVDADHAGTEAYDVATGVNNIAVGTIVTGLTLNDDEEVTNVTTEALVAGNKTINATKSTFVAASDLVIFNEINTADGNVYVANTLEQLQAKGDIAQTNFKYITNEIGEYSVIFVTGTTVVDAKSTFGLIASQQVVLNGDLKPVQELVVYINGEAVTYVTSTDVATQTVGKDIKSLSISDGVIVGVADSGLFVTPVSNTTTSTAISSVVGTRFQTEANSEWYFMDENAPVYIVDKDGEFVRVASLQDITALDVDVQIYHDASNIVSAIVISLK, encoded by the coding sequence ATGAAAAAAGTATTATCATTAGTAGTGATAATCGCTATGGTTCTTTCAAGCATGAGTTTTGCATTTGCTTCTACATTTGAAGACGTAGATGCTGAAAATGAAAAATTAGTAGAAGCTACTAATTTATTAAACTCATTAGGAATCATAAAAGGTTATGAAGATGGTTCATTCAAACCAGAAAAAACAGTTAAAAGAGCTGAAATGGCAAAAATGCTAATCGTAGCATTAGGTTATGGGGAGATAGCAAGTGATACACCTATTTTCACAGATTGCCAAACTCACTGGGCTAAAGGATACATAGCTTTAGCTAATGATTTAGGAATAATCGAAGGTAAAGGAAACGGAATCTTTGATCCAGAAGCTCCTGTAACTTACGAACAAGCTGCAACAATGTTATTAAGAGCATTAGGTTATACAAATGAGTCAGTTAATGGCGGAAAATCTGATGTATATAACGGAGCAGCATATAGAACAAGAGCTTTAAACTTAAATTTATTCAAAGATTTTAGTTTAACAGGAATGAAAGACGGAGCAAATAGAGGCGATATCGCTTTAATGCTTAACAGAAACCTTTCAAATTCAAAAGTATATACTGGAGATAACGGTAGATTCGTTATTGAAAAAGATGAAAATAACAATCCAGTTAAGTTATTATCTGCAATAGCAGAAAAAGTACCAATGACAGTTACTGCTAAAAATGTTGCTGATAACAAAATAGTTGATTTATCATCATACTTATATCAAACTATTGTAGCATATGTTAAGGATGGATCTGTAGTATTTGTTGAAGATGTTACTTCTGCAACTAAAAGCGGTTATTTAACAAATGCTAATGTAGCTGATGTTAAATTATATGGTATAGATGATGTATATGCTATAGAAAAAGCTGAAGCTCCAGTATTTTATAACAATGCAGAAGCTGAATACAAAGATGTAAAATCAGTTTTAGCTGGCTCTGTAGTTAAATTAGTATTAAATGATGACGAAAAAGTTATAGGAATTATAGCTGACGAAGAAACATCAGCTGATTTCATTACTTCTGAGTATAGAACTAACTCTACATTATTAGGAACTAAAATTTATTTACCAACAAAATCAAATAAAGTTGATTTATCAAAAGTTACTGTAACAGGTGCTGTAAATGATATCAATGATATTGAAGTTGGTGACGTTGTTAAAGCTTATGCTTCATTAAACAACACACAAGTTGAATTATTAGTAGTAAGAGATAGCATCGAAGGTAAAGTTATAAAAACTAATACTGCAAAAGATGAAGTATACGTAGATACAATTGGTGAATACAGAGATGTTGTTATTGGAACTATAGAAATAGGTTCTGAAGGTACATTCTATTTTGACGAAGATGGAAACATATTCCAATTCGTTGGAAAAAATATAGCTGTAGCTCAAGAATATCAAGTAGTAACTGTAGCTACAGATGCTACATTATTAAATGGTGCAGGTAGTACTTTGGTATTATTTGATAAAGCTACTATAAAAGTTATGAATGCTGCTGGAGAAGTTGAAAAATATAAATTAGCTAAAGATGCTACATTAAACTATGTTGATGCTGATCACGCAGGAACTGAAGCATATGACGTAGCTACAGGTGTTAACAACATAGCTGTTGGAACAATAGTTACTGGTTTAACATTAAATGATGATGAAGAAGTTACAAATGTAACTACTGAAGCATTAGTAGCTGGAAACAAAACTATCAATGCTACTAAATCTACTTTCGTTGCAGCTTCTGACTTAGTAATATTTAATGAAATAAATACAGCTGATGGTAATGTTTATGTTGCAAACACATTAGAACAATTACAAGCAAAAGGTGATATTGCTCAAACAAACTTTAAATATATAACTAATGAAATAGGCGAATATTCTGTAATCTTTGTTACAGGAACTACAGTTGTGGACGCTAAATCAACATTTGGTTTAATTGCTTCTCAACAAGTAGTTCTTAATGGTGATTTAAAACCAGTTCAAGAGTTAGTTGTTTATATTAACGGTGAGGCAGTTACTTATGTAACATCTACAGATGTAGCTACTCAAACTGTTGGAAAAGATATCAAATCATTATCTATTTCAGATGGTGTTATAGTAGGTGTTGCTGATTCTGGATTATTTGTAACTCCAGTTAGCAATACAACAACTTCAACTGCAATATCTTCTGTAGTTGGAACAAGATTCCAAACTGAAGCTAATTCAGAATGGTACTTCATGGATGAAAATGCACCAGTTTATATAGTAGATAAAGATGGTGAATTCGTACGTGTTGCTTCTTTACAAGATATTACTGCATTAGATGTAGATGTACAAATATATCATGATGCAAGCAATATTGTAAGTGCAATAGTTATTTCTTTAAAATAG
- a CDS encoding S8 family serine peptidase, producing the protein MKKFKFISLVLSIALIFSSFSFAFAVEFPRDEVEEVSNTSYMNESITVIVELEENPLLMYKDAVTNGAKEFLETQDAKGVRDDIISAQGVVKNEILENVNSNATFKYSYTNTLNGFVANIQRKDIAKIKSIQGVKNLYIDVTYDVPEPQMSTAGGMVSAPSTWKLGLKGEGTVVAVIDTGIDYDHEYMVLSDDTSVKITNTSYADVISGLNASKLVENLQVSDVYYNRKFPYAFDYADADIDATAEGSEHGVHVAGIVAANGTVASETNDNLHTDIIFDGVAPEAQIVVMKVFPSKDSGAKTSDTLAAIEDAITLGVDAMNLSLGSTAGFTFLEGEDLVPYEYEYTFERARNAGILLSVSAGNENRIGQESYLDYVGGLQYPTPLNVDSGLVGSPGLKYHTTCIASVENVTNTLPYIYQPNIDLRLKYADISEGTGNGIEFLENFDGQTLEYVNCGIGLSSDFAGIELDGKLALIQRGEISFAEKVANATSYGAIGAIVYNNKDEDKLFNMSGTELLSIPSCFIFMQDGLSMADAEVKTISVSKSYVGQFISPMGYKMSSFTSWGCTPDLKLKPELTTPGGQIFSTLPENKYGSMSGTSMAAPNAAGGMALMQQYVKEDKDEKFAKFNSEQRADIIENLLMSTAWTLRDEYGEEYSPRRQGAGLMNVEAAVKSDVYAVNEDSGKAKVELFDKIGDNFNIEFDLVNLSDKPYSYELAGSIFSEYAANAGPCYLTLSSISYLENSIMAVDGHRINAVGATTASAITGSAIVTATPNSTTHVTVNVNLSDSDTEYLYSQFENGFFVEGFIELLSLETAPDLSIPYMGFYGDWTDAPVIDGSYYYDSSLLDFYYTNSYAYNYGYDEETGVPVGYYRLGSNGYASNNENYSCDYSWIGFSPNGDGYLDEMGWRLNLLRNAKELDVKIVNSKNKDVRTLLRDTYYNKAYFYANGGFLTTEDLPLWDGKDDRGELLPDGQYYYVISAKIDYEGADYDVKKIPVKLDTQGPSVSNVHFDLETMTVEFDAIDEGYVSYADAYDLNGKDCDEQIVSAPDKTVHFEFDITDFDKNNTVLVIGDCAGNESRILAEEVDIIVIPPTPTPTPTPNPTPTPTPTEPEEPTPSLDEEVVVEAPSSSIKTEVVEEIANIGISEDVADLIKDGKSDTLDIKIDAVEGTKGIKINIPAGVVDELSSNGMLVRLSYGELASFELDDLGTGALDIVMNNVEAIQSDSIYTPTEFNYDIEVLQDGIVIDSANNNIKIELSVKGLEDASKAGVYTVDEAGNIEYVMTYLNGDIISFYPPHFSQYSVMVYNKTFDDIKGHWAQTYIEDMASKHIVNGKTETTFAPQDTITRAEFVTMVVRALALEGEGQSEFANMTGNEWYANNMSLAKDAGLIDGENYNATGIISRVEMAEIISKAHAILNGVEVKFDGKLKFTDVESDSEYAKFIGYAVENGLINGFPGDLYRPVENTTRAQAMTVIHKLLNK; encoded by the coding sequence GTGAAAAAGTTTAAATTTATTTCTCTCGTACTTTCAATAGCTTTAATTTTCTCATCATTTAGCTTCGCATTTGCTGTCGAATTTCCAAGAGATGAAGTAGAAGAGGTATCTAATACTAGTTATATGAACGAAAGTATAACGGTAATAGTAGAATTAGAGGAAAATCCTCTTTTGATGTACAAAGATGCAGTTACAAATGGTGCGAAAGAATTTCTAGAAACACAAGATGCAAAAGGAGTAAGAGATGACATAATTAGTGCTCAAGGAGTAGTTAAAAATGAAATACTTGAAAATGTTAACTCTAATGCTACCTTTAAGTACTCATATACAAATACCTTGAATGGTTTTGTAGCTAATATTCAAAGAAAAGATATAGCTAAAATTAAAAGTATACAAGGTGTTAAAAACTTGTATATAGATGTTACATACGATGTTCCAGAACCTCAAATGTCAACAGCAGGTGGCATGGTTTCAGCTCCTAGTACTTGGAAATTAGGATTAAAAGGTGAAGGTACTGTTGTTGCTGTTATTGATACAGGTATAGATTATGACCATGAATATATGGTTTTATCAGATGATACATCAGTTAAAATAACTAATACTAGTTATGCTGATGTTATATCTGGATTGAATGCAAGCAAATTAGTAGAAAATTTACAAGTTAGTGATGTTTACTATAACAGAAAATTTCCTTACGCATTTGACTATGCAGATGCAGATATAGATGCAACTGCCGAAGGTAGTGAACATGGTGTGCATGTTGCTGGTATAGTTGCTGCAAACGGAACTGTTGCAAGTGAAACAAATGACAATTTACACACTGATATTATATTTGATGGAGTTGCTCCAGAGGCACAAATTGTAGTAATGAAAGTATTTCCTAGCAAGGATTCTGGCGCAAAGACAAGTGATACATTAGCAGCAATAGAAGATGCTATAACACTTGGTGTTGATGCAATGAATCTAAGCTTAGGTAGTACTGCAGGATTCACATTCCTTGAAGGAGAAGACCTTGTACCTTATGAATATGAATATACCTTTGAAAGAGCAAGAAATGCAGGAATTCTACTTTCAGTATCAGCAGGAAATGAAAACAGAATTGGTCAAGAAAGTTATCTTGACTATGTAGGAGGATTGCAATATCCAACACCATTAAATGTTGATTCCGGTTTAGTAGGTTCACCAGGACTTAAATACCATACAACTTGTATAGCAAGTGTTGAAAACGTTACTAATACTTTACCTTATATTTATCAGCCAAACATAGATTTAAGATTAAAATATGCTGATATATCAGAAGGTACAGGAAATGGAATTGAATTTTTAGAAAATTTTGATGGACAAACGTTAGAATACGTTAATTGTGGTATAGGTTTAAGTAGTGATTTTGCTGGAATAGAATTGGACGGAAAATTAGCACTTATTCAAAGAGGAGAAATAAGCTTTGCTGAAAAGGTTGCTAATGCAACAAGCTATGGTGCAATAGGTGCTATAGTTTATAATAATAAAGATGAAGATAAATTATTTAATATGTCTGGAACAGAATTATTATCAATACCATCATGCTTTATATTTATGCAAGATGGATTGTCAATGGCAGATGCTGAAGTTAAAACAATTTCAGTGAGTAAAAGTTATGTGGGTCAATTTATAAGCCCTATGGGTTATAAAATGAGCTCATTTACATCATGGGGATGTACACCTGATTTAAAATTAAAACCAGAGTTAACAACTCCAGGTGGACAGATATTTAGTACATTACCAGAAAATAAATATGGCTCAATGAGCGGTACATCAATGGCTGCACCAAATGCTGCTGGTGGTATGGCATTAATGCAACAATATGTAAAAGAAGATAAAGATGAAAAATTTGCAAAATTCAACTCAGAACAAAGAGCTGATATCATAGAAAATTTATTGATGAGTACAGCATGGACTCTTAGAGATGAATATGGTGAAGAATATTCTCCAAGAAGACAAGGCGCTGGATTAATGAATGTTGAGGCTGCAGTTAAAAGTGATGTATATGCAGTTAATGAAGATAGTGGAAAAGCAAAAGTTGAATTATTTGATAAAATAGGTGATAATTTTAACATTGAGTTTGATTTAGTCAATTTATCAGATAAACCTTATTCATATGAATTGGCAGGATCTATCTTTTCAGAATATGCAGCAAATGCAGGACCATGTTATCTAACACTTTCTTCAATAAGTTATTTGGAAAATAGTATAATGGCTGTTGATGGACACAGAATTAACGCAGTTGGTGCAACTACAGCTTCTGCTATAACAGGTAGTGCTATAGTTACAGCTACTCCAAATTCAACTACTCATGTTACTGTAAATGTAAATTTGAGTGATAGTGACACAGAATATTTATATAGTCAATTTGAAAACGGATTTTTTGTAGAAGGATTTATTGAACTATTATCATTAGAAACTGCGCCTGATTTAAGTATACCTTATATGGGATTCTACGGCGACTGGACAGATGCACCAGTTATAGATGGTTCATATTATTATGATTCATCTCTACTTGATTTCTATTATACAAACTCATATGCATATAATTATGGCTACGATGAGGAAACAGGTGTACCTGTTGGATATTATAGACTAGGAAGTAATGGTTATGCAAGTAATAATGAAAATTATTCATGTGATTACAGTTGGATAGGTTTTTCACCAAATGGCGATGGATACTTAGACGAAATGGGATGGAGATTGAACCTATTAAGAAATGCAAAAGAATTAGATGTAAAAATAGTAAATAGTAAAAATAAGGATGTAAGAACTTTATTAAGGGATACCTATTATAATAAAGCATACTTCTATGCAAATGGTGGTTTTCTAACAACAGAAGATTTACCTTTGTGGGATGGTAAAGATGACAGGGGTGAATTATTACCAGATGGTCAATATTATTATGTAATTAGTGCAAAAATAGATTATGAGGGCGCTGATTATGACGTGAAAAAAATACCTGTAAAATTAGATACACAAGGCCCTTCAGTGTCAAATGTACATTTTGACTTAGAAACAATGACTGTTGAATTTGATGCAATAGACGAGGGATATGTATCTTATGCAGACGCTTATGATTTAAATGGTAAAGATTGTGATGAACAGATTGTATCAGCACCTGATAAAACAGTACACTTTGAATTTGACATTACTGATTTTGATAAAAATAATACAGTATTAGTTATTGGAGATTGTGCTGGAAATGAATCTAGAATATTAGCTGAAGAAGTAGACATTATAGTTATTCCACCAACACCAACACCAACACCAACACCAAACCCAACACCAACACCGACACCAACAGAGCCTGAAGAACCTACACCTTCATTAGATGAAGAAGTAGTAGTTGAAGCTCCAAGTAGCTCAATTAAAACTGAAGTTGTAGAAGAAATAGCAAACATTGGTATTAGTGAAGATGTTGCTGACTTGATAAAAGATGGAAAATCAGATACATTAGATATAAAAATTGACGCAGTTGAAGGTACTAAAGGAATTAAAATAAATATTCCTGCAGGAGTTGTTGATGAATTATCTTCAAATGGTATGTTAGTAAGATTATCATATGGGGAATTAGCAAGTTTTGAACTAGATGATTTAGGTACTGGTGCATTAGATATTGTTATGAATAATGTTGAAGCTATACAATCTGATAGTATTTATACACCAACTGAATTTAATTACGATATAGAAGTACTACAAGATGGAATAGTTATAGATAGTGCTAACAATAATATAAAAATAGAATTATCAGTAAAAGGTTTAGAAGATGCAAGTAAAGCAGGAGTATATACAGTAGATGAAGCAGGTAACATAGAATATGTTATGACATACTTAAATGGTGATATAATATCATTCTATCCACCACACTTCAGTCAATACTCAGTTATGGTTTACAACAAAACATTTGATGATATAAAAGGACATTGGGCTCAAACTTATATTGAAGACATGGCTTCAAAACATATTGTAAATGGAAAAACTGAAACTACATTTGCTCCACAAGATACAATAACAAGAGCTGAATTCGTTACAATGGTAGTAAGAGCATTAGCATTAGAAGGCGAAGGACAAAGTGAATTTGCGAACATGACAGGAAATGAATGGTATGCAAATAATATGTCACTTGCAAAAGATGCTGGTTTAATAGACGGCGAAAACTACAATGCAACTGGTATAATTTCTCGAGTTGAAATGGCAGAAATTATATCAAAAGCTCATGCTATATTAAACGGTGTCGAAGTTAAATTCGATGGAAAACTTAAATTTACAGACGTAGAAAGTGATTCCGAATATGCCAAATTCATAGGTTATGCTGTTGAAAATGGATTAATCAATGGTTTCCCTGGAGATCTATATAGACCAGTAGAAAACACAACAAGAGCACAAGCTATGACTGTAATACACAAATTATTAAATAAATAG
- a CDS encoding Wzz/FepE/Etk N-terminal domain-containing protein — protein MDENLQVDKHSDEIDLKDLFVTIWKGKKVIIAFALIIAILTCLITMFIVDPVYETKLSILINMPDTIATKYGDYKLLMTTNEQYIELIKSNDVLIKTIKDMGYDDSKVSVDNLVSRISVNKDDKKPNQFYIKVAANNKEESLKLAQCLYNNYIEFMDLTIKNKCAEHFSIIFTTAKNKGIESLERTESLLEKNIELLNTIPKTINSKEAIKDIDTTTLDYVVLENAINENYTKVEANIIANQQTINSMHLNITKYCNYLNELNSIQDKLSEKDLSMEFCQVTETNIYLPSEPIAPSHKTSPSTSLNTVIGGVIGGMIGVMVVLIKKYWF, from the coding sequence ATGGATGAAAATTTACAAGTTGATAAGCATAGTGATGAAATAGATTTAAAAGATTTATTTGTTACTATTTGGAAAGGGAAAAAGGTGATTATTGCTTTTGCATTAATTATAGCAATATTAACCTGCCTTATAACAATGTTTATAGTTGACCCTGTATATGAGACTAAACTAAGTATTTTAATAAACATGCCTGATACTATAGCCACTAAATACGGCGATTATAAACTACTCATGACAACAAACGAGCAATATATAGAGCTCATAAAAAGTAATGATGTCTTGATAAAAACAATTAAGGATATGGGTTACGATGATAGCAAGGTCTCTGTTGACAATCTTGTGTCAAGGATAAGCGTAAACAAAGATGATAAGAAACCTAATCAATTTTACATTAAGGTTGCAGCAAACAACAAAGAAGAAAGTTTAAAACTAGCACAGTGTTTATACAATAACTACATAGAATTTATGGACTTAACAATAAAAAACAAATGTGCAGAACATTTTTCAATTATATTTACTACAGCAAAAAATAAAGGTATTGAGAGCTTGGAGAGAACTGAATCTCTTTTAGAAAAAAATATTGAACTTTTAAATACTATTCCTAAAACAATTAATTCAAAAGAAGCTATAAAAGATATTGATACAACTACACTAGATTATGTTGTTTTGGAAAACGCAATAAACGAAAATTATACAAAGGTTGAAGCTAACATAATAGCTAATCAACAAACTATAAACTCTATGCATTTAAACATAACTAAATATTGCAATTATTTAAATGAATTAAATAGTATACAGGATAAATTATCTGAAAAGGATTTGTCAATGGAGTTTTGCCAAGTGACTGAAACAAATATTTATTTACCTTCTGAACCTATTGCCCCTTCTCATAAGACAAGCCCAAGTACAAGTTTGAATACTGTAATTGGTGGTGTTATAGGTGGAATGATTGGTGTTATGGTTGTATTAATCAAGAAATATTGGTTTTAA
- a CDS encoding winged helix-turn-helix transcriptional regulator: MIVQYKSLNSNYEYFIMNEILDNENISQRELSRKLGVSLGTANVLINKMITEGIIKMEHVSQKQVAYMLTPVGMMEKTKKTISYLKGHYRVIYETKEKVKVVLDELTLKYENVLILKVKDEMGEIIKLAVTEYKSKDKSKKIKMISENYNFESIDGQKIKDTVLLYAIENQELVDKKLKTNNITIVNLLERL, encoded by the coding sequence GTGATAGTACAATATAAAAGTTTGAATTCAAATTATGAATATTTTATCATGAATGAAATACTAGATAATGAGAATATAAGTCAGCGAGAACTCTCAAGAAAATTAGGAGTGTCTTTAGGAACTGCTAATGTATTAATTAACAAAATGATCACAGAAGGCATAATTAAAATGGAACATGTATCTCAAAAACAGGTAGCTTACATGTTAACGCCTGTTGGAATGATGGAAAAAACAAAAAAAACAATTAGTTATTTAAAGGGGCACTATCGTGTTATTTATGAAACTAAAGAAAAAGTAAAAGTTGTTTTGGATGAGTTGACTCTAAAATATGAAAATGTATTAATATTAAAAGTTAAAGATGAAATGGGCGAGATAATAAAACTTGCTGTTACAGAATATAAATCAAAAGATAAATCTAAAAAAATAAAAATGATTAGTGAAAATTATAACTTTGAATCAATTGATGGGCAGAAGATTAAAGATACAGTTTTACTATATGCGATCGAAAATCAAGAATTGGTGGATAAAAAATTAAAAACAAATAATATTACAATTGTTAATTTGTTGGAAAGATTATAG
- a CDS encoding DegT/DnrJ/EryC1/StrS aminotransferase family protein, whose amino-acid sequence MAEKIWLASPHMSDEGYEMEYVKQAFDTNWIAPLGPNVNEFEKELAAKVGIGHAAALASGSAAIHLALRAAGVGQDDIVFCQDLTFSATANPIIYQNAKPVFIDSDYKTWNMDPEALEKAFEKYPQVKAVLVVHLYGLSADMDKIVEICKKHNVALIEDAAESLGTYYKGKHTGTFGDYGIFSFNGNKIITTSGGGMLVSNNEDKISKARFWATQSRDKARHYQHSELGFNYRMSNIVAGIGRGQLKVLDQRVEKKKYIYEFYKRELGGLDGITMMPVNDWDDPNYWLSCITLNGKIRPIDVMEALEKDNIESRPIWKPMHMQPFFAEYDYVGGDVGEKLFKNGVCLPSDTKMTDEDLERICGIIKGLWVQKTYKEEVASTK is encoded by the coding sequence ATGGCTGAAAAGATATGGCTTGCTTCACCTCATATGAGCGATGAAGGATATGAAATGGAATATGTTAAACAAGCTTTTGATACAAATTGGATTGCACCACTAGGTCCTAATGTTAATGAGTTTGAGAAAGAATTAGCGGCTAAAGTAGGTATTGGACATGCTGCCGCATTGGCTTCAGGAAGTGCAGCTATTCATTTAGCACTTAGGGCTGCTGGGGTTGGACAAGATGATATCGTGTTTTGTCAAGATCTTACATTTTCGGCTACAGCTAACCCTATTATATATCAAAATGCAAAACCGGTATTTATAGATAGCGATTATAAAACTTGGAATATGGATCCTGAAGCATTAGAGAAAGCTTTTGAGAAGTATCCACAAGTTAAAGCAGTGTTAGTTGTTCATTTATATGGATTATCTGCTGATATGGATAAGATAGTTGAGATATGTAAAAAGCATAATGTAGCATTAATTGAAGATGCTGCTGAGTCTTTAGGAACTTACTATAAAGGAAAACATACTGGTACTTTTGGTGACTATGGAATCTTTTCTTTTAATGGTAACAAGATCATCACTACTTCTGGTGGTGGAATGTTAGTCTCTAATAATGAAGATAAGATTAGTAAAGCTAGGTTTTGGGCTACACAGTCTAGAGACAAAGCAAGGCATTATCAGCATTCAGAGTTAGGATTCAATTATAGAATGAGTAATATAGTTGCTGGTATTGGTAGAGGACAGCTTAAAGTATTGGATCAAAGAGTTGAGAAGAAGAAATACATATATGAGTTTTATAAAAGAGAATTAGGTGGGCTTGATGGTATTACAATGATGCCTGTGAATGATTGGGATGATCCAAATTATTGGTTATCATGTATTACTTTAAATGGTAAGATTAGACCTATAGATGTTATGGAAGCATTAGAGAAAGATAATATAGAATCGAGACCTATCTGGAAGCCGATGCATATGCAGCCTTTCTTTGCCGAATATGATTACGTAGGTGGAGATGTAGGCGAGAAGTTGTTTAAAAATGGTGTTTGCTTGCCATCTGATACGAAGATGACGGATGAGGATCTTGAGAGAATATGTGGGATTATAAAGGGATTGTGGGTACAAAAAACCTATAAAGAGGAAGTTGCTAGTACAAAGTAG
- a CDS encoding sugar transferase, with protein MRTINLFIKRIIDFLGSLIGMIIISPVLIIIAISIKLTSKGSVFFRQKRLGENGKVFKILKFRTMVVNAEKIGDGLFVKTEKDNRITKIGKLLRATSLDELPQLWNVLIGEMSLVGPRPPVPHHPYKYEEYSEYQSKRFNMKPGMTGLTQVTVRNSVPWDERIPVDVKYVETFNVWLDIKILFKTIQKIFVRESIYTHSEKNASEKSTTI; from the coding sequence ATGAGAACTATTAATTTATTTATAAAAAGGATAATTGATTTTTTGGGAAGTCTAATCGGCATGATTATTATCTCACCGGTACTAATAATTATTGCAATATCAATTAAACTGACTTCAAAAGGTTCAGTGTTTTTTAGACAGAAACGACTTGGTGAAAATGGGAAAGTGTTTAAAATTCTTAAGTTTAGGACAATGGTTGTGAATGCTGAAAAGATCGGTGATGGATTATTTGTTAAAACCGAGAAAGACAACAGAATCACTAAAATTGGGAAACTTTTACGAGCAACAAGCTTAGATGAACTTCCGCAACTTTGGAATGTATTAATAGGAGAAATGAGTTTAGTTGGGCCACGTCCACCGGTACCTCATCATCCATATAAATATGAAGAATACAGTGAATATCAAAGTAAAAGATTTAATATGAAACCAGGTATGACAGGTTTGACACAAGTTACTGTTAGAAATTCAGTTCCTTGGGATGAACGAATACCAGTAGATGTGAAATATGTAGAGACATTTAATGTATGGCTTGATATTAAAATTCTTTTTAAAACAATACAGAAGATCTTTGTTCGAGAGAGTATATATACTCACAGTGAAAAGAATGCATCAGAGAAATCAACAACAATCTAA